The following are encoded in a window of Spea bombifrons isolate aSpeBom1 chromosome 2, aSpeBom1.2.pri, whole genome shotgun sequence genomic DNA:
- the TSKU gene encoding tsukushi translates to MGVFRWFYVLLVTALAGAAKPCFPGCRCEVETFGLFDSFSLTKVDCSGVGSHVVPVSIPLDTSYLDLSSNSLERVNESVLSGPGYTTLVHLNLSYNRIVQISAATFSKLRYLESLDLSNNRLEALPPRSFYYSRLVDLDLSANHLSEVRTSAFLSRTQGKTLNIDLSRNNIVSVTRDRDAPPPNIWSLNLSENRLSSVPDLQGIPLRNLNLDQNPISAIDARSFLGVESLTHLSLGSLPPLRGIAPRSFKELPLLQVLDLSNNRNLQSLSTEVFMGLDSLQELNLLYSGVAFLPKDTLKHLPSMKSITWGQNIHCMKTVKERQFHVKNGLIRKEILICRDNKGALSAQDVL, encoded by the coding sequence ATGGGAGTCTTCCGATGGTTCTATGTTTTGCTGGTTACGGCGCTGGCCGGGGCGGCCAAGCCCTGCTTCCCGGGATGTCGGTGCGAGGTCGAGACCTTCGGCCTCTTTGACAGCTTCAGTTTGACCAAAGTGGATTGTAGCGGCGTCGGTTCCCACGTGGTTCCGGTTTCCATTCCTTTGGACACGTCCTACCTGGATTTATCCTCCAACAGCCTAGAAAGGGTTAACGAGTCGGTGCTGTCCGGCCCCGGCTACACGACCCTGGTACACCTCAATCTGAGTTACAACCGCATCGTCCAGATATCCGCCGCCACGTTCTCCAAGCTGAGATACCTGGAGTCCTTGGACCTCAGCAACAATCGCCTGGAGGCCCTTCCCCCGCGGAGCTTTTATTACTCGCGGCTCGTGGACCTGGACCTGAGCGCTAACCATCTGTCCGAGGTCCGCACGAGCGCGTTCCTGTCGCGGACTCAAGGGAAGACCCTGAACATCGACCTCTCGCGGAATAACATTGTATCGGTGACGCGGGACCGCGACGCTCCGCCCCCCAACATCTGGAGCCTGAATCTGTCGGAGAACCGGCTGTCGTCGGTGCCCGACCTTCAGGGCATTCCGCTCCGGAACCTGAATCTGGACCAGAACCCGATTTCCGCGATTGACGCTCGCAGCTTTTTGGGCGTGGAGAGCTTGACCCACCTGTCGCTCGGCAGCCTGCCGCCCTTACGAGGGATCGCGCCGCGCAGTTTCAAGGAGCTGCCGCTTCTCCAAGTCCTCGACCTCTCAAACAACCGCAATCTGCAGTCTCTGAGCACCGAGGTCTTTATGGGTCTGGACTCCTTACAAGAGCTGAACTTGCTATATTCTGGGGTCGCTTTCCTGCCCAAAGACACCCTCAAGCACCTGCCCTCCATGAAAAGCATCACCTGGGGGCAAAACATTCACTGCATGAAGACTGTGAAGGAAAGACAGTTTCACGTTAAGAATGGGCTGATCCGAAAGGAAATTCTAATCTGCCGTGACAATAAGGGAGCGCTGTCTGCGCAGGACgtcttataa
- the ACER3 gene encoding alkaline ceramidase 3, with protein sequence MAPALDRPGYWGPPTSTLEWCEENYAVSFYIAEFWNTVSNLIMILPPLCGAVQTVKDGLETRYLVAYLGLTAVGLGSWCFHMTLQYEMQLLDELPMIYSCSVFVYCLYECFKNRNSYNYLLLIILALFSLIVTTIYLRWKEPVFHQVMYGVLVAFLVLRSVYIVTWVYPWLRGLAYTSLGVFLVGFLLWNVDNIFCPTWRDLRQRMPPVVGAVTQFHAWWHILTGLGSYMHILFSLYTRTLFLKYRPKVKFFFGMWPVIMVETPKKL encoded by the exons ATGGCTCCGGCTCTGGACAGGCCCGGTTACTGGGGGCCCCCGACCTCCACCCTGGAGTGGTGCGAGGAGAACTATGCCGTGTCTTTCTACATCGCCGAGTTCT GGAACACGGTGAGTAACCTGATCATGATTCTACCTCCGCTCTGCGGCGCCGTCCAGACTGTGAAGGACGGCCTGGAAACCCGCTATCTGGTGGCCTATTTGGGGCTCACAG CTGTTGGGTTGGGCTCCTGGTGCTTCCATATGACCCTTCAGTATGAAATGCAG CTGCTGGACGAGTTGCCGATGATCTACAGCTGCAGTGTTTTTGTGTACTGTCT ATATGAATGTTTCAAAAACAGAAATTCCTACAATTACTTGCTGCTAATTATTTTAGCTCTTTTTAGTCTAATAGTTACTACA ATTTACTTACGATGGAAGGAGCCTGTGTTTCATCAG GTCATGTACGGGGTGCTGGTGGCCTTTTTAGTCCTCAGATCCGTGTATATAGTCACCTG GGTATACCCGTGGCTCAGGGGTCTCGCCTACACATCGCTGGGGGTGTTTCTAGTTGGATTCCTGCTCTGGAACGTCGATAACATCTTCTGCCCCACGTGGAG GGACTTGCGGCAGAGGATGCCCCCGGTGGTCGGCGCGGTGACGCAGTTCCATGCCTGGTGGCACATCCTGACCGGGCTGGGCTCGTACATGCACATCCTCTTCAG ctTGTATACACGGACTCTCTTCCTGAAGTACCGGCCGAAAGTGAAG
- the LOC128473928 gene encoding transmembrane protein 171-like, giving the protein MERTCFGTPSPGTSSSITFTLFVFGFALLCGGSLLSVYGFATCQSDSCIAYKVTGPVLAGLGLAYLMMAEFTAQRERRRELEGDPTDADSSFLCGKSRQFVQFVILGMLLLACGVLISIPGLVFPACKPVSNTDKPPKVCETPLLQTIVIILIVLCYCLAICLSKDRRDGDSEEDPEACRYQPLPVSVGDEVFTVPSAPPLPFAGDDWPMSRDPPSYDSVLFERGDRDSGGSDGEDIHTVPWRWGPRVEYINEPIPSEPPPRYEDIYPSQPDPEESSSSSSSSYHSVSQSPESSDYELAPGP; this is encoded by the coding sequence ATGGAGCGCACTTGCTTCGGCACTCCTAGCCCTGGCACAAGCAGCAGTATAACATTCACGCTGTTTGTGTTTGGCTTTGCGCTCTTATGCGGCGGATCTCTACTTTCTGTCTATGGGTTCGCGACATGCCAGTCCGACAGCTGTATCGCCTACAAGGTGACGGGCCCGGTACTTGCCGGGTTAGGGCTGGCATATTTAATGATGGCGGAGTTTACTGCCCAACGAGAgagaaggagggaattagaaggAGACCCGACGGATGCAGATAGCAGCTTCCTCTGCGGGAAAAGCCGGCAGTTTGTGCAGTTCGTAATACTCGGGATGCTGTTACTGGCTTGCGGGGTACTGATTAGTATCCCAGGACTTGTGTTTCCAGCCTGCAAGCCGGTATCCAACACAGACAAACCCCCTAAAGTCTGTGAAACTCCCTTACTGCAGACAATCGTAATCATACTAATCGTCTTGTGTTACTGCCTGGCTATCTGTCTGAGTAAAGACCGTCGGGACGGCGACTCTGAGGAGGACCCAGAAGCCTGCAGATATCAGCCGCTTCCTGTAAGTGTGGGTGACGAAGTCTTCACGGTCCCGTCAGCCCCACCTCTACCTTTTGCAGGAGATGATTGGCCAATGAGCAGGGACCCTCCTTCCTACGACAGCGTCCTGTTTGAAAGGGGCGACCGTGATTCCGGCGGAAGCGACGGGGAAGACATACACACCGTTCCATGGCGATGGGGGCCGAGAGTAGAATACATCAACGAGCCTATCCCTTCGGAGCCACCTCCAAGATACGAGGACATATACCCTTCTCAGCCGGATCCTGAAGAgagttcatcatcatcatcatcatcgtatCACTCGGTTTCCCAATCACCGGAGTCGAGTGACTATGAGCTCGCACCAGGACCCTAA